One genomic region from Nostoc sphaeroides encodes:
- a CDS encoding VOC family protein — translation MSQTLFHLAFPVTDIAQTKAYYVDGLGCIPGRENHHALILNLYGHQLVAHVTKEPLTPQHSIYPRHFGLIFTQERDWQDLLERAQQQQLPFREETKNRFVGSPLEHRTFFLEDPFYNLMEFKYYRHPEAIFGSYEHTQIGDRG, via the coding sequence ATGAGCCAAACTTTATTTCATCTTGCTTTCCCTGTGACTGACATTGCCCAAACAAAAGCATATTACGTGGATGGCTTGGGCTGCATTCCTGGTCGTGAAAACCATCACGCCCTGATTCTTAATCTCTACGGTCATCAATTAGTAGCTCACGTTACCAAAGAACCCTTGACACCGCAACACAGTATATATCCTAGACACTTTGGGCTAATTTTTACCCAAGAACGTGACTGGCAAGACTTACTAGAAAGGGCACAACAACAACAGCTACCTTTTCGTGAGGAAACCAAAAACCGCTTTGTTGGTTCTCCTCTTGAGCATCGCACTTTCTTTTTAGAAGATCCTTTTTATAACCTCATGGAGTTCAAGTATTATCGTCACCCAGAGGCGATTTTTGGGAGTTACGAACATACGCAAATTGGGGATAGGGGTTAA
- a CDS encoding esterase/lipase family protein has protein sequence MNIENQQRNPVLLIHGIDDTEAVFHKMAGHLGLQGWSVYSLDLVPNNGDVGLDELAKQVADYVTATFAPEQCLDLVGFSMGGIVSRYYVQRLGGINRVQRFITISSPHHGTVVAYGSWRPGCVQMRPDSVFLKDLNSDAVMLGQLDFTSIWTPYDLMIVPANSSQMSVGSEVIVPVALHPWMLTDPRSLAAVKAALTEPIKLPLLNKKSSQ, from the coding sequence ATGAACATTGAAAATCAACAACGCAATCCTGTTTTGTTAATACATGGAATTGACGACACAGAGGCAGTTTTTCATAAAATGGCGGGTCACTTAGGATTACAGGGTTGGTCTGTATATTCCCTCGATCTCGTACCTAATAATGGTGATGTGGGTCTTGATGAGTTGGCAAAGCAAGTAGCAGATTATGTTACAGCCACCTTTGCACCAGAACAATGCCTAGATTTAGTAGGCTTCAGCATGGGAGGAATTGTCAGCCGTTACTATGTCCAGCGATTGGGAGGAATTAACCGCGTTCAGAGATTTATCACAATATCTTCACCCCATCATGGAACTGTGGTTGCTTATGGTTCCTGGCGTCCTGGTTGCGTGCAAATGCGCCCGGACAGCGTTTTTCTCAAGGATTTAAATTCTGATGCTGTAATGTTGGGGCAGCTAGATTTTACGTCTATCTGGACACCTTATGATTTGATGATTGTCCCAGCCAATAGTTCACAAATGTCCGTAGGAAGCGAAGTCATAGTACCAGTTGCTCTACACCCTTGGATGCTGACAGACCCTAGAAGTCTAGCAGCAGTAAAAGCAGCTTTAACAGAACCGATTAAGTTACCCTTACTGAATAAAAAATCCAGTCAGTAG